GTGACCGTCGATATCGCCGCGCTCGCCCTCAAGAGCGGCAACGCCGTGCTGCTTCGCGGAGGCAGCGCCGCTGAGAGCTCGAACCGCGTGCTCGTCGCGACGCTGCAGCAGGCGCTGCGCTCGACGGGACTGCCGCCCGAGGCCGTGCAGACCATCGACGCCCACGGTCGAGCCGGGGCCACGGCGCTCATGCGCGCACGCGGCTTCGTCGACGTGCTCATTCCCCGCGGCAGTGCCGACCTCATCCAGACCGTCGTGCGCGAGTCGACCGTGCCGGTCATCGAGACGGGTGCGGGCGTCGTGCATATCGTGCTCGACGCCACCGCCGACGAGCAGCTCGCCGTCGACATCGTCCACAACGCCAAGGTGCAGCGGCCGAGCGTGTGCAACGCCGTCGAGACGGTGCTCGTGCATCGCGATGCCGCCGCGCGCCTGCTGCCGCCCGTGCTCGAGGCGCTGCGGGCATCCGGGGTCATCGTGCGCGGCGATGAGCGCGCTCGCGCCCTCGACCCCGACCTACCGCTCGCGACCGACGACGACTTCGCGACCGAGCACATGGCCCTCGAGTTGAGCGTCGCGGTCGTCGACGATCTGGATGCCGCGCTCGCCCACATCCGCCGGTTCTCGACCCAGCACACCGAGTCGATCATCACGCGCGATATGGCCAACGCTGAGCGGTTCCTCGCCGAAGTGGATTCGGCCGTCGTCATGGTCAACGCCTCCACGCGCTTCAGCGACGGCGGCGAGTTCGGCTTCGGCGCCGAGGTCGGCATCTCGACCCAGAAGCTGCACGCCCGCGGCCCGATGGGGCTGCCCGAGCTGACGAGCACGAAGTGGATCGTGCGCGGCGCCGGGCAGGTTCGCGGGT
The sequence above is a segment of the Microcella humidisoli genome. Coding sequences within it:
- a CDS encoding glutamate-5-semialdehyde dehydrogenase codes for the protein MSTLVTDVVTTPPAALIDAELTAAKEASRLLATMTTARKNAALAAIADGLEAASTEIIAANADDLERGRATGLSDGLLDRLRLDEARVGALAAAVRDVIALPDPVGTVVRGSRLPNGIQLSEVRVPFGVVGAIYEARPNVTVDIAALALKSGNAVLLRGGSAAESSNRVLVATLQQALRSTGLPPEAVQTIDAHGRAGATALMRARGFVDVLIPRGSADLIQTVVRESTVPVIETGAGVVHIVLDATADEQLAVDIVHNAKVQRPSVCNAVETVLVHRDAAARLLPPVLEALRASGVIVRGDERARALDPDLPLATDDDFATEHMALELSVAVVDDLDAALAHIRRFSTQHTESIITRDMANAERFLAEVDSAVVMVNASTRFSDGGEFGFGAEVGISTQKLHARGPMGLPELTSTKWIVRGAGQVRG